A genome region from Clostridium pasteurianum includes the following:
- a CDS encoding TIM-barrel domain-containing protein: MDNTKRNCLCKKTLYCLVAAALVVSAHPKVLSSNVVKADTNTKTIVSCKVASPKKFSAKLKGNVLKIKKGADKTDIQICEPQLFKVDYKPGGKSSKDTLVIDSNKKWSKVKIEASDLKSDPMIIKTSKMTLKISKTDLSISVYDLQDKLILKQASVASKSVNFTHNSGDRFYGVSGYNVNDDSSKGMLRSGNTSVYAGYQGHCGAPFIWSNDGYGVLVDSDGGNFSVGDTSLSYNGDSKTDTDYYVMVGSPKEVMSEEADVSGKAPMFPKWATGFTNTQWGWKNSLSGSGTDEDKLKSVINTYRSKQIPIDNFCLDFDWKEWGQDNYGEFKWNTDNFPSAESGELKQYMDSKGLKLTGIMKPRILKDSVQADYVTSKNWWLPGDSAQSDYCCGKQMENVNFAIPELRTWWWKHIQDAFDKGIVGFWNDECDEDTKFGNFGNMNMERAIYDGQREYKNQRVWSLNRCYYGGAQRYAYGMWSGDINSGFQSMANQRERMLSAVNLGEARWGMDTGGFNGDDPSSENYARWVEFSAFTPIFRVHGQEDKVRYPWAFGSTAESAAKKVMQLRYELMPYVYSYDRNLSQTGLGLVRSLMMEYPNDANTANDKEAWMFGDYMLVSPVVEEGQTSKSIYLPAGNWIDYKTGRQYTGGQSINYAVNSTTWDDVPIFIKSGAIIPTQDYENYVGEKKITDVYVDAFPGADTSTFDYYDDDGNTYNYENDGYFDQKMTLQRACDSKAVQFNISSKKGSYKSDLKNYIVKMHVKANGDVTVGGRKLTKYASYDELKKATGEGYAAGTDIYGSVTYVKVYAGHAKHINIPCNPVQLTAYADVKGGTYTSPQKVSLTASDPNASIYYTTNGTEPTASSTKYTGPITIDSSKILKFIVRDSKGNESDVYTEKYITYIKVHYKNPSGWGEPNVYYDNAAGGVKGANWPGVKMNNDGNGWYSYIIKDTTAAKATFNDGTNKSAAVDVTGEEWYKDGALYQYNPEITISPSLKEGRYAGSQTLSLTSSDPNATIYYTIDGTVPTSNSTKYTGPITIDSSRTIEFIAVDANGDKSQAYSQKYNIYMKVHFKNISTWGEPNIYFYGATGGVTGPAWPGAKMTSDGNGWYSYTIENASSANILFNDGTNQVPAHNVPGFVVSGEEWYKDGAWYKTNPN; this comes from the coding sequence ATGGACAATACTAAAAGGAACTGTTTATGTAAAAAGACGTTATATTGTCTTGTTGCTGCCGCGTTAGTAGTAAGCGCTCATCCTAAAGTTTTAAGCTCAAATGTTGTAAAAGCTGATACTAATACGAAAACTATTGTAAGTTGTAAAGTAGCTTCGCCAAAGAAATTTTCTGCTAAATTAAAGGGTAATGTATTGAAGATTAAAAAGGGTGCTGATAAAACAGACATACAGATATGTGAGCCTCAACTTTTTAAGGTTGATTATAAACCAGGCGGAAAATCAAGTAAGGATACCTTAGTCATAGATTCTAATAAAAAATGGAGTAAAGTTAAAATAGAAGCAAGTGATCTTAAATCGGATCCTATGATTATAAAGACCTCAAAAATGACTTTAAAAATAAGTAAAACGGATTTAAGTATTTCTGTTTATGATTTACAAGATAAATTGATCTTAAAACAAGCTTCAGTTGCAAGTAAGAGCGTAAATTTTACACATAATTCTGGAGATAGATTTTATGGGGTAAGTGGATACAATGTTAACGATGATTCAAGTAAAGGAATGCTTAGAAGTGGCAATACATCTGTTTATGCAGGGTATCAAGGACACTGTGGAGCACCATTTATATGGAGTAATGATGGATATGGAGTACTTGTAGATTCAGATGGAGGAAACTTTTCAGTAGGAGATACATCTCTTAGCTATAATGGGGATTCTAAAACCGATACAGATTATTATGTGATGGTAGGAAGTCCTAAGGAGGTTATGTCAGAGGAAGCTGATGTATCAGGTAAAGCACCAATGTTTCCAAAATGGGCAACTGGTTTTACAAATACTCAATGGGGATGGAAGAATTCATTATCAGGAAGTGGAACTGATGAAGACAAGCTTAAAAGTGTAATTAATACCTATCGTTCTAAGCAAATTCCAATAGATAACTTCTGTCTTGATTTTGATTGGAAAGAGTGGGGGCAGGACAACTATGGTGAATTTAAATGGAATACAGATAATTTCCCATCTGCAGAGTCGGGTGAGCTTAAACAGTATATGGATTCCAAGGGACTTAAATTAACAGGAATAATGAAACCAAGAATTCTCAAAGATTCAGTTCAGGCAGATTATGTAACATCAAAAAATTGGTGGCTTCCAGGTGATTCAGCACAGAGTGATTACTGCTGCGGAAAACAAATGGAGAATGTAAACTTTGCAATACCTGAGCTTAGAACCTGGTGGTGGAAGCATATACAAGATGCTTTTGATAAAGGTATTGTAGGTTTCTGGAATGATGAATGTGATGAGGATACTAAGTTCGGTAATTTTGGAAACATGAACATGGAAAGAGCCATATATGATGGTCAAAGAGAATATAAAAACCAAAGAGTATGGTCACTTAATAGATGTTATTATGGAGGAGCCCAGAGATATGCTTATGGCATGTGGTCTGGAGATATAAATAGCGGCTTTCAAAGCATGGCAAATCAACGTGAAAGAATGCTTTCAGCAGTTAACTTAGGTGAGGCTAGATGGGGAATGGATACAGGTGGATTTAATGGTGATGATCCATCAAGTGAGAACTACGCAAGATGGGTTGAGTTCAGTGCATTTACACCTATATTTAGAGTCCATGGTCAAGAGGATAAAGTACGTTATCCATGGGCATTTGGTAGCACTGCGGAATCTGCTGCGAAGAAAGTTATGCAGTTAAGATATGAATTAATGCCATATGTATACTCATATGATAGAAACTTATCACAAACTGGATTAGGACTTGTAAGATCACTCATGATGGAATATCCTAATGATGCTAATACAGCAAATGATAAGGAAGCATGGATGTTTGGAGATTATATGCTTGTATCACCAGTTGTTGAAGAAGGACAAACATCAAAGAGCATATATTTACCAGCAGGAAATTGGATAGATTATAAGACAGGTCGCCAATATACAGGTGGGCAAAGTATAAATTATGCTGTAAATTCAACTACCTGGGATGATGTTCCTATATTTATAAAGAGTGGTGCAATAATTCCTACACAGGACTATGAAAACTATGTAGGTGAAAAGAAAATAACTGACGTATATGTAGATGCTTTTCCAGGAGCAGACACTTCAACCTTTGATTACTATGATGATGATGGAAATACTTATAATTATGAGAATGATGGTTACTTTGATCAAAAAATGACACTTCAAAGAGCCTGTGATTCAAAAGCTGTACAATTTAATATAAGTTCAAAGAAAGGCAGCTATAAATCCGATTTGAAAAATTATATAGTTAAAATGCACGTAAAAGCAAATGGAGATGTTACTGTAGGAGGACGTAAGTTAACCAAATATGCAAGTTATGATGAGCTAAAGAAAGCAACAGGAGAAGGATATGCAGCTGGAACTGACATATATGGTAGTGTTACCTATGTAAAAGTTTATGCAGGACATGCAAAACATATAAATATACCGTGTAATCCTGTTCAATTAACAGCTTATGCAGATGTAAAAGGAGGAACTTATACATCACCTCAAAAGGTTTCACTTACAGCTTCAGATCCAAATGCATCAATATATTATACTACTAATGGAACTGAACCAACTGCTTCAAGCACAAAATACACAGGACCAATTACAATAGATTCAAGTAAAATACTTAAGTTTATAGTAAGAGATTCTAAAGGCAATGAATCAGATGTATATACTGAGAAATACATTACTTATATAAAAGTACACTATAAAAACCCAAGTGGCTGGGGAGAACCAAATGTATATTATGATAATGCCGCTGGTGGAGTAAAAGGAGCAAATTGGCCAGGCGTAAAGATGAATAATGATGGTAATGGATGGTATTCCTACATTATTAAAGATACAACAGCTGCTAAAGCTACCTTTAATGATGGGACTAATAAAAGTGCAGCCGTTGATGTTACAGGAGAAGAGTGGTATAAAGATGGAGCATTATATCAGTACAATCCAGAAATAACTATTTCTCCAAGTTTAAAAGAGGGAAGATATGCAGGAAGTCAAACACTATCACTTACGTCATCAGATCCAAATGCAACAATATATTATACTATTGATGGAACTGTACCAACCAGTAATAGTACAAAATATACTGGGCCCATTACAATAGATTCAAGTAGAACAATTGAATTTATAGCTGTAGATGCTAATGGAGACAAATCACAGGCATATTCACAAAAATATAATATCTATATGAAAGTTCACTTCAAAAATATAAGTACTTGGGGAGAACCTAATATATATTTTTATGGGGCTACAGGTGGAGTAACGGGACCAGCATGGCCAGGAGCAAAAATGACTAGCGATGGCAATGGATGGTATTCATATACTATCGAAAATGCTTCAAGTGCTAATATACTATTTAATGATGGAACGAATCAAGTTCCAGCTCATAATGTACCAGGATTTGTGGTTTCAGGTGAAGAATGGTACAAGGATGGAGCATGGTATAAAACTAATCCTAATTAA
- a CDS encoding chitobiase/beta-hexosaminidase C-terminal domain-containing protein: MSSVNKRPIWKKTLYCFVAAALVVNTVPQTLRLNTAADFNTSIKANSVKAASNISAKLTGDTLTITNGSDQTSIQICEPQLFRVDYKPGGKSSDKTLVVDPDKKWSTGNIVSSDLDSDPMVVTTKKMVLKISKSDLSISAYDMQGKMILKQNSVASKNVNFTHNSGDRFYGANGYNIKDDSSKGMIRNGNTPVYAGYQGHCGAPFIWSNDGYGVLVDSDGGNFSIEDTSLSYNGDSKTDTDYYVMLGNPKEVMSEESDVSGKAPMFPKWATGFTNTQWGWQNSLSGSGTDEDKLKSVINTYRSKQIPIDNFCLDFDWKQWGQDNYGEFKWNTDNFPSSESGQLKQYMDSKGLKLTGIMKPRVLFNSQQANYVASQNWWLPGDKAQNDYCCKKDMENVNFAIPELRTWWWNHIQDAFDKGIVGFWNDECDEDSNFGNFGNMNMERAIYDGQRGYKNQRVWSINRNYYSGAQRYAYGMWSGDIDTGFQSMANQRERMLSAVNLGEARWGMDTGGFNSGNPSSENYARWVEFSAFTPIFRVHGNQDQVRYPWAFGSTAESAAKKVMQLRYELMPYVYSYDRNLSQTGLGLVRSLMMEYPNDANTANDKEAWMFGDYMLVSPVVEQGQTSKNIYLPAGKWIDYNTGKQYDGGQTINYAVNSNTWDDVPIFMKSGAIIPTQDYEDYVGEKKITDVYVDAFPGTEASNFDYYDDDGNTYNYEKGSYFDQKMTLQKDNGSTYVEFNIGKNSGSYTPDLQNYIVKVHSKALNTVTSNGQALKQCSSYDELKNASGEGYATGTDKYGDVTYVKVAAGDAKDIIVPTTAEPASLTVTPSVKGGTYASAQNVSLTASRPGSTIYYTLDGTEPTENSTKYTAPITIDSNTTIKAIAVDAQGNKSDVDTENYTINIPLTASADLAEGTYYGAKTVTLTASKQNAVIYYTTDGTTPTSSSTKYTAPIILNPAKDSQTLKFIAVDAANPNNVSDVYTKVYNIRRADEGVTVHFKNPSGWGAPYVYYYDASGNKGANWPGIKMTSEGNGWYSYTIQGWTTAKVLFTDGTNQTPGKNQPGLDVTGEEWYENGIWYASNPDGLTAAASVKGGNYTSAQMVSLTATSSDATIYYTTDGTDPGVSSTKYTGPINIAKTTTLKFIAVDAKGNKSAIYTETYQINPVSDFVTVHFKNPSGWGAPYVYYYDASGKKGANWPGIKMISEGNGWYSYTIKNWTSAKVLFTDGRNQTPGKNQPGYDVTGEEWCENGTWYQSNPDANSIIRAQSASTKLGLCMKNILVPDLSFR; encoded by the coding sequence ATGAGTAGTGTTAATAAAAGACCTATATGGAAAAAAACATTATATTGTTTTGTTGCTGCCGCATTAGTAGTAAATACTGTACCTCAAACATTAAGATTGAATACCGCTGCTGATTTTAATACCAGCATTAAGGCTAATAGTGTTAAAGCAGCTTCAAATATTTCGGCAAAGCTAACAGGAGATACATTGACAATTACAAATGGTTCAGATCAAACTAGTATACAAATATGTGAACCTCAACTGTTTAGGGTTGATTATAAACCAGGTGGAAAATCAAGTGATAAAACTTTAGTAGTAGATCCTGATAAAAAGTGGAGTACAGGTAACATAGTATCCAGTGATCTTGATTCGGATCCTATGGTTGTGACAACTAAAAAAATGGTTTTAAAAATAAGTAAATCAGATTTAAGCATTTCAGCGTATGATATGCAGGGTAAAATGATTTTAAAACAAAATTCAGTTGCAAGTAAGAACGTAAATTTCACACATAATTCTGGAGATAGATTTTATGGAGCTAATGGATACAATATCAAAGATGATTCAAGCAAAGGAATGATTAGAAATGGCAATACACCTGTTTATGCAGGATATCAAGGACACTGTGGAGCACCGTTTATATGGAGCAATGATGGATATGGAGTACTTGTAGATTCAGATGGAGGAAACTTTTCAATAGAAGATACATCGCTTAGTTATAATGGAGATTCTAAAACCGATACAGATTATTATGTAATGCTTGGGAATCCTAAGGAAGTTATGTCAGAAGAATCCGATGTATCAGGTAAAGCACCAATGTTTCCTAAGTGGGCAACCGGTTTCACAAACACCCAATGGGGATGGCAAAATTCATTATCAGGAAGTGGAACTGATGAAGACAAGCTTAAAAGTGTAATTAATACCTATCGTTCTAAGCAAATTCCAATAGATAACTTCTGTCTTGATTTTGATTGGAAGCAGTGGGGACAGGACAACTATGGTGAATTTAAATGGAATACAGATAATTTTCCATCTTCAGAGTCAGGTCAGTTAAAACAATATATGGATTCTAAGGGACTTAAATTAACAGGAATAATGAAGCCAAGAGTTCTTTTTAATTCACAACAGGCAAATTATGTAGCATCACAAAATTGGTGGCTTCCAGGTGATAAAGCACAGAATGATTACTGTTGTAAGAAGGACATGGAGAATGTAAATTTTGCGATACCTGAACTTAGAACCTGGTGGTGGAATCATATACAGGATGCTTTTGATAAAGGTATTGTAGGCTTCTGGAATGATGAATGTGATGAAGATTCTAACTTTGGTAACTTCGGAAACATGAACATGGAAAGAGCTATATATGACGGACAAAGAGGATATAAAAACCAAAGAGTATGGTCAATTAATAGAAACTACTATTCTGGAGCACAAAGATATGCTTACGGTATGTGGTCTGGAGATATAGATACTGGCTTCCAGAGTATGGCAAATCAACGTGAAAGAATGCTTTCAGCAGTTAACTTAGGTGAGGCAAGATGGGGAATGGATACAGGTGGATTTAATAGCGGAAATCCATCAAGTGAAAATTATGCTAGATGGGTTGAGTTTAGTGCGTTTACGCCTATATTTAGAGTTCATGGTAACCAAGACCAAGTGCGTTATCCATGGGCATTTGGGAGTACTGCGGAATCCGCTGCAAAGAAAGTTATGCAGTTAAGATATGAATTAATGCCATATGTATATTCATATGATAGAAACTTATCACAAACTGGATTAGGACTTGTAAGATCACTTATGATGGAATATCCTAATGATGCTAATACAGCAAATGATAAGGAAGCATGGATGTTTGGAGATTATATGCTTGTATCACCAGTTGTTGAACAGGGGCAAACATCAAAGAATATATATTTACCAGCAGGAAAATGGATAGATTATAATACAGGAAAACAATATGATGGTGGACAGACTATAAACTATGCAGTAAATTCAAATACCTGGGATGATGTCCCTATATTTATGAAGAGCGGTGCAATAATTCCTACACAGGATTATGAAGACTACGTAGGTGAGAAGAAAATAACTGACGTATATGTAGATGCTTTTCCAGGTACAGAAGCTTCAAATTTTGATTACTATGATGATGATGGAAATACTTATAATTATGAAAAAGGCTCTTATTTTGATCAGAAGATGACTCTTCAAAAGGATAATGGTTCAACCTATGTAGAATTCAATATAGGTAAAAATTCAGGAAGTTATACACCTGACTTACAGAATTATATAGTGAAAGTACATTCAAAAGCATTAAATACGGTTACTTCCAACGGACAAGCATTAAAACAGTGTTCAAGTTATGATGAACTTAAAAATGCTTCAGGAGAAGGGTACGCAACTGGAACTGATAAATATGGTGATGTTACTTATGTAAAAGTTGCTGCCGGTGATGCAAAAGATATAATTGTACCTACAACAGCTGAACCTGCATCTTTAACAGTAACTCCAAGTGTAAAGGGTGGAACTTATGCAAGTGCACAAAATGTATCTCTTACAGCTTCAAGACCAGGTTCAACAATATATTATACCTTAGATGGAACGGAGCCAACAGAAAATAGTACAAAATATACAGCACCAATTACTATAGATTCAAATACAACTATTAAAGCTATAGCAGTAGATGCTCAAGGTAATAAATCTGATGTTGATACAGAAAATTATACTATCAATATACCTTTAACAGCATCTGCAGATTTAGCTGAAGGGACATACTATGGTGCTAAAACAGTAACTCTTACAGCTTCAAAACAGAATGCAGTAATATACTATACTACTGACGGAACAACTCCAACATCAAGCAGTACAAAATATACAGCACCAATAATTTTAAATCCAGCAAAAGATTCTCAAACACTTAAATTTATAGCTGTAGATGCTGCAAATCCAAATAATGTTTCTGATGTTTATACAAAAGTATATAACATACGTAGAGCAGATGAAGGCGTAACTGTACATTTTAAAAATCCAAGTGGCTGGGGAGCACCATATGTGTACTATTATGATGCTTCAGGTAATAAAGGAGCAAATTGGCCAGGAATAAAGATGACCAGCGAAGGCAATGGATGGTATTCATATACTATTCAAGGCTGGACAACTGCAAAGGTATTGTTTACTGATGGTACAAATCAAACTCCAGGAAAGAACCAGCCAGGACTTGATGTTACAGGAGAAGAATGGTATGAAAATGGAATATGGTATGCATCTAACCCAGATGGCTTAACTGCAGCTGCAAGTGTAAAGGGTGGAAATTATACGTCAGCACAGATGGTATCACTTACAGCAACAAGTTCAGATGCAACGATATACTATACTACTGATGGAACAGATCCAGGAGTAAGCAGTACAAAATATACGGGACCAATTAATATAGCTAAAACTACTACACTTAAGTTTATTGCAGTAGATGCAAAAGGCAATAAATCAGCTATTTATACAGAAACATATCAAATAAATCCAGTAAGCGATTTTGTAACGGTTCACTTTAAAAATCCAAGTGGTTGGGGAGCACCATACGTGTACTATTATGACGCTTCAGGCAAAAAAGGAGCAAATTGGCCAGGAATAAAAATGATTAGTGAAGGCAATGGATGGTATTCATATACTATTAAAAATTGGACAAGTGCAAAAGTATTATTTACTGATGGCAGAAATCAAACTCCAGGCAAAAACCAGCCAGGATATGATGTTACAGGAGAAGAATGGTGTGAAAATGGAACATGGTATCAAAGTAATCCTGATGCTAATTCAATTATAAGAGCACAATCTGCTTCAACAAAATTAGGATTATGTATGAAAAATATATTAGTTCCAGACCTTAGTTTTAGATAA
- a CDS encoding LamG-like jellyroll fold domain-containing protein encodes MKKKFKVIGLFLCAFFVVASVIFSGDSSKIFANVTKGSSNNNAVAAINTENYVPKKDYSSNLVANYKMDETSGTVCKDSSGHGNDGTYNGTTSVNDNAGTYRIFNGSNDYINFNKPIIPAGKKSIMFRIKCQHYASNWRSLLNNYQGDWSKKGIGFYVTDSGYLSILMANGSTLTYTISMQSNIKVDDDNWHTILFTWDGTTNSNCVKLYIDDLIKPNVSSTASSVETDAATYSLLVGTARTPDMMYRYNGSLADLQIYNDVIECNSVATGITLNKTTDSIEENKTDDTLTATVTPDDTTNKTVYWTSSDSNVVTVDKLTGKMTAGSSEGTAIITATTQDGSKLSATCTVTVTKAKDPTPTTGGNRATLIINMANGSTKQYDLSESELNDFLNWYDARSKGTAAAYYVINVPATGSYLTNKDYIPFDKIDDFKVQEYTK; translated from the coding sequence ATGAAGAAAAAGTTTAAAGTTATTGGATTATTTTTATGTGCATTTTTTGTAGTAGCTTCAGTTATATTTAGTGGTGACAGCAGTAAAATATTTGCAAATGTAACTAAAGGTTCTTCAAATAATAATGCAGTTGCAGCAATAAATACTGAAAACTATGTACCTAAGAAAGATTATTCATCTAATTTAGTAGCAAATTATAAAATGGATGAAACAAGTGGAACAGTTTGTAAAGATAGCTCAGGACATGGAAATGATGGTACTTATAATGGTACTACAAGTGTAAATGATAATGCTGGAACATATAGAATCTTTAATGGTAGCAATGATTATATTAATTTTAATAAGCCTATAATACCAGCTGGTAAGAAAAGTATAATGTTTAGAATAAAATGCCAACATTATGCATCAAATTGGAGAAGTTTACTTAATAATTATCAAGGGGATTGGTCAAAAAAAGGAATTGGATTTTATGTAACAGATTCTGGCTATTTATCAATTCTTATGGCTAATGGATCGACTTTAACTTATACTATATCTATGCAGAGTAATATTAAGGTAGATGATGATAATTGGCATACTATATTATTTACTTGGGATGGGACTACTAATTCTAATTGTGTTAAATTATATATTGATGATTTAATAAAGCCAAATGTTTCTTCTACTGCATCTTCAGTTGAAACAGATGCTGCAACATATAGTTTACTTGTAGGAACAGCGAGAACTCCTGATATGATGTACCGTTATAACGGTTCTTTAGCCGATTTACAAATATATAATGATGTAATAGAATGCAACAGTGTGGCAACAGGAATAACGTTAAATAAGACAACAGATTCAATAGAAGAAAACAAAACTGATGATACTTTAACAGCAACAGTAACACCTGATGATACAACTAATAAAACTGTATATTGGACAAGTAGCGATTCAAATGTAGTAACGGTAGATAAACTTACGGGAAAGATGACAGCAGGAAGCAGCGAAGGAACAGCAATAATTACAGCAACTACACAGGATGGAAGTAAATTAAGTGCTACATGTACGGTTACAGTAACAAAAGCAAAGGATCCAACGCCTACAACTGGCGGCAATAGAGCAACGTTAATAATTAATATGGCTAATGGAAGCACAAAACAGTATGATTTATCAGAAAGTGAGTTAAATGACTTTTTGAATTGGTATGATGCAAGGTCGAAAGGAACAGCAGCTGCGTATTATGTAATTAATGTTCCTGCAACTGGATCATATTTAACAAATAAGGATTATATACCATTCGATAAGATAGATGATTTTAAGGTTCAGGAGTATACAAAATAG
- a CDS encoding glycosyltransferase family 39 protein, whose amino-acid sequence MRKISFTKENIALTIIVILSSILNFVNLSIEGTGNAYYAAAVKSMTMSFKNFFFVAFDPSGFVSIDKPPLGFWFQAISAKIFGYSGVSILLPSALAGVISVILIYIIVKKSFGSAAGLFSALFLSITPIFVAVSRNNTIDNILIMFLLLAMWALTVAAEKGKMKYLIISLALVGFGFNVKMLEAYMVIPAIYITYLLTTTISIKKRLINLVCGTLILVVVSLSWAFAVDLFPASSRPYVDSSSNNTVINLIFGHNGSERLSFSSKQGGPGGGKSMPGNLKNSSSVNIQGGPGGQGRPGGSSSNSSKMQDGPGGSSSSSKIGNMQGGPGGQGGPGGQDSNSSGFQTSTFGGTVTAGVTRLFSKNTLADQVVWFLPLAMFGFIASVLKEKLRFRLDNKRKQSIVMWFMWFLPEFIYFSFNTGTWHPYYLTMFAPPTAALAGIGVTCLWELYEEGGWKAYLLPVAFAVNGATQLLMLSFFISSLSIAKVLMIIVVLLNIVPSIILLVLNITGMKIEDLKDVEFKKKLTCLVIAGLIVAPLIGSGAVLTTAVNSSFPVAGLEILSSGGHGMGGGNIGMTQGGNNSNSKLIQFLEKNKTSSEKYLLVVQNANSASELIVQTGEPVMCLGGFMGNDKILTLAQFKELVKQGKIRYVMVGGGGGGNSSSEIMNWVQKMGKLVDSSEYSNQKTQTTTKQNAVSSKSSSDQSKGGNAQGRMDGMNSQLYDLKSYADSIKNK is encoded by the coding sequence ATGAGAAAAATTAGTTTTACCAAAGAAAATATAGCTTTAACTATAATTGTGATATTATCATCAATATTAAACTTTGTAAATTTAAGTATAGAGGGAACTGGAAATGCATATTATGCAGCAGCGGTAAAGAGCATGACTATGAGCTTTAAGAATTTCTTTTTTGTAGCTTTTGATCCTTCTGGATTTGTAAGTATTGATAAACCGCCGCTTGGATTCTGGTTTCAAGCAATATCTGCTAAAATATTTGGATACAGTGGTGTAAGTATATTATTACCTTCGGCATTAGCAGGAGTAATTTCTGTTATATTAATATACATAATAGTCAAAAAATCTTTTGGAAGTGCGGCAGGACTTTTTTCAGCATTATTTCTTTCTATAACACCAATTTTTGTAGCTGTAAGTAGAAATAATACTATAGATAACATACTTATAATGTTTTTACTATTAGCAATGTGGGCACTTACAGTTGCAGCTGAGAAAGGGAAAATGAAGTATTTAATAATAAGTTTAGCTCTTGTGGGATTTGGCTTTAATGTAAAAATGCTAGAAGCATACATGGTTATTCCAGCTATATATATAACGTATCTTCTTACAACAACTATATCTATTAAGAAAAGGTTAATAAATTTAGTTTGTGGAACTCTTATTTTAGTGGTTGTTTCTTTATCTTGGGCATTTGCTGTTGATTTATTTCCTGCATCAAGTAGACCATATGTGGATAGTAGTAGTAATAATACAGTAATAAATTTAATATTCGGACATAATGGTTCGGAGAGATTATCCTTTAGTTCTAAACAAGGTGGCCCTGGTGGTGGAAAATCTATGCCGGGAAATTTAAAGAATTCTTCAAGTGTTAATATCCAAGGTGGACCAGGAGGCCAAGGAAGGCCAGGAGGCTCAAGTAGTAACAGCAGCAAGATGCAGGACGGTCCAGGAGGTTCAAGTTCAAGTAGTAAGATTGGTAACATGCAAGGTGGACCAGGAGGTCAGGGAGGCCCAGGTGGACAAGACAGTAATTCATCAGGATTCCAAACATCAACATTTGGTGGAACTGTTACTGCAGGAGTGACAAGATTATTTTCTAAAAATACACTTGCAGATCAAGTAGTGTGGTTTTTACCACTTGCAATGTTTGGATTTATAGCATCTGTGCTTAAGGAAAAATTAAGATTCCGTCTTGATAATAAGAGAAAACAATCTATTGTAATGTGGTTTATGTGGTTCTTGCCTGAATTTATATATTTCAGCTTTAATACAGGTACATGGCATCCATATTACTTAACAATGTTCGCCCCTCCAACAGCAGCTTTGGCTGGAATAGGAGTCACTTGTTTGTGGGAACTTTATGAAGAGGGTGGATGGAAAGCTTACTTATTACCAGTAGCTTTTGCAGTAAACGGAGCAACTCAGTTACTTATGCTTTCATTTTTTATAAGTTCATTAAGTATTGCAAAAGTATTAATGATAATAGTAGTTTTACTAAATATTGTACCGTCTATAATACTTTTAGTATTGAATATAACGGGTATGAAAATAGAGGATTTAAAAGATGTTGAGTTTAAGAAAAAACTAACATGTTTGGTTATAGCAGGACTAATAGTAGCGCCACTTATAGGCTCGGGTGCTGTGCTTACTACAGCAGTTAATAGTTCATTCCCAGTAGCAGGCCTAGAAATTTTATCGAGCGGCGGTCACGGCATGGGAGGTGGCAATATTGGTATGACTCAAGGTGGAAATAATTCTAACTCAAAACTTATTCAATTTCTAGAAAAGAATAAGACCAGTAGTGAAAAGTATCTACTTGTAGTTCAAAATGCTAATTCAGCATCAGAGTTAATAGTACAAACTGGAGAGCCCGTAATGTGCTTAGGTGGATTCATGGGCAATGATAAGATACTTACACTGGCTCAATTTAAAGAATTGGTTAAGCAAGGTAAAATAAGGTATGTTATGGTTGGTGGCGGAGGTGGAGGAAACTCCAGCAGTGAAATAATGAATTGGGTTCAAAAAATGGGTAAATTAGTGGATTCAAGTGAATATAGCAATCAGAAAACTCAAACTACCACTAAACAAAATGCAGTTAGTAGTAAAAGTTCAAGTGACCAAAGTAAAGGTGGAAATGCACAAGGTAGAATGGACGGAATGAACTCACAATTATATGATTTAAAATCTTATGCAGATAGTATTAAAAACAAATAG